The following proteins come from a genomic window of Frankia casuarinae:
- a CDS encoding GMC oxidoreductase, which produces MVPPGYGPAPTPQELADEYDICVVGSGAAGSVVAWLLARAGLSVAVVEQGGFVTDEDSYDDVLAAGESAWVRQENGTWAKVGSPWTTCNVGGGTLFFGGVLFRHRPLDFDPETVLGRADLPLRWPLEPAELTDYYDAVEDLIGVAGVADGDPSLPVRSRPYPLPPVATTAEGRRLTEAARSMGWAPFPTPLGVNSIEYRGRPVCAADAPCISRRCPIHAKGDALDRFLRPAMAAGARLFTGLKAEALLGDARRDATALRCVRMPDGERVVLRARHFVLCANAVQTAALLLRSTTVRHPAGLGNSHDMVGRGLCFKIGEYLVGYCHEPTSAPARSRLMGLGPISTCCVTDLYQDPAAPGGLGGLLYENRPERTYRLRDTEHLLRIEALVPDEPQPGNRVRLGPGTDAHGVPDVLMDYQAHPRDLARSEYMLGQGEALLRAAGCDVIVREASGWALGSGHLHGTCRMGEDPATSVTGPDGRLHDADNVFVADGGLLPFPGGVNPTLTIQALALRVAHRLLAERYATGRVPIGELVGPSVTAANRSPR; this is translated from the coding sequence ATGGTCCCACCGGGCTACGGACCGGCTCCCACCCCGCAGGAGCTGGCGGACGAGTACGACATCTGCGTGGTGGGCAGCGGGGCGGCGGGTTCGGTCGTCGCCTGGCTGCTCGCCCGGGCCGGGCTGTCGGTGGCCGTGGTGGAGCAGGGTGGGTTCGTCACGGACGAGGACAGCTACGACGACGTGCTGGCCGCGGGGGAGTCCGCCTGGGTGCGGCAGGAGAACGGCACCTGGGCCAAGGTGGGCTCACCCTGGACGACCTGCAACGTGGGTGGCGGCACGCTGTTCTTCGGGGGGGTCCTGTTCCGCCACCGCCCGCTCGACTTCGACCCGGAGACCGTTCTGGGCCGGGCCGACCTGCCGCTGCGCTGGCCGCTTGAGCCGGCGGAGCTGACGGACTACTACGACGCCGTCGAGGATCTGATCGGCGTCGCGGGTGTCGCGGACGGCGACCCCAGCCTGCCGGTCCGGTCCAGGCCGTATCCGCTGCCCCCGGTGGCCACCACGGCGGAGGGGCGGCGGCTGACGGAGGCCGCGAGGTCCATGGGCTGGGCACCGTTTCCCACCCCCCTGGGCGTCAACAGCATCGAGTACCGCGGTCGCCCGGTGTGCGCCGCGGATGCCCCCTGCATCTCACGGCGCTGCCCGATCCACGCCAAGGGGGACGCGCTGGACCGCTTCCTGCGGCCGGCGATGGCCGCGGGCGCACGCCTGTTCACCGGGCTGAAGGCGGAGGCCCTGCTCGGGGACGCGCGTCGCGACGCCACCGCGTTGCGGTGCGTCCGGATGCCGGACGGCGAGCGCGTCGTCCTGCGGGCCCGGCACTTCGTGCTGTGCGCGAACGCCGTGCAGACTGCCGCGCTGCTGCTGCGTTCGACCACCGTGCGGCATCCGGCCGGGCTGGGCAACTCACACGACATGGTCGGCCGGGGGCTCTGCTTCAAGATCGGTGAATATCTGGTCGGGTACTGCCACGAGCCGACCTCGGCGCCCGCCCGCAGCCGGCTGATGGGCCTGGGACCCATCTCCACCTGCTGCGTGACCGACCTCTACCAGGACCCGGCGGCGCCGGGCGGGCTGGGTGGCCTGCTCTACGAGAACCGGCCCGAGCGGACCTACCGGTTACGGGACACCGAACACCTGCTGCGGATCGAGGCGCTGGTACCGGACGAACCCCAACCGGGCAACCGGGTCCGGCTGGGGCCGGGGACCGACGCCCACGGCGTGCCCGACGTCCTGATGGACTACCAGGCCCATCCGCGCGACCTCGCCCGCTCCGAGTACATGCTCGGGCAGGGCGAGGCGCTGCTGCGGGCCGCCGGCTGCGACGTCATCGTGCGGGAGGCGTCCGGGTGGGCGCTCGGCAGCGGGCACCTGCACGGCACCTGCCGCATGGGTGAGGACCCGGCCACCAGCGTGACCGGGCCCGACGGCCGCCTGCACGACGCGGACAACGTCTTCGTAGCCGACGGCGGCCTGTTGCCGTTCCCCGGCGGGGTCAATCCGACGCTGACCATCCAGGCGCTCGCGCTACGGGTGGCCCATCGGCTCCTCGCGGAGCGCTACGCCACCGGTCGCGTCCCGATCGGGGAACTGGTCGGGCCGAGCGTGACCGCGGCGAACCGGTCGCCGAGGTAG